A window of Gemmatimonadota bacterium contains these coding sequences:
- a CDS encoding RidA family protein — protein MSPRPALLLLAVALLATGCRAARERRLERRLDRVSDGSDAAVSVGDTARYLTPFGTPTRPFSPAVRVGNLIYLSGQIGTADASANASTLVPGGIEAETRATLENIRTTLLAVGSSMDKVIKCTVMMADMKEWDRMNAVYRTYFTPGRLPARSALGANGLALGARVEIECIATA, from the coding sequence ATGAGCCCGCGTCCCGCCCTGCTCCTCCTCGCCGTCGCGCTCCTCGCGACCGGCTGCCGCGCCGCGCGCGAACGACGGCTCGAGCGGCGCCTCGATCGCGTCTCCGACGGCAGCGACGCCGCCGTGAGCGTCGGCGACACGGCGCGCTACCTCACGCCCTTCGGCACGCCCACGCGTCCCTTCTCCCCCGCCGTGCGCGTGGGGAACCTCATCTACCTCTCGGGACAGATCGGCACCGCCGATGCCTCGGCCAACGCGAGCACCCTCGTGCCCGGCGGCATCGAGGCCGAGACGCGCGCGACGCTCGAGAACATCCGCACCACGCTCCTCGCCGTGGGCTCGTCGATGGACAAGGTCATCAAGTGCACCGTGATGATGGCCGACATGAAGGAGTGGGACCGCATGAACGCGGTATACCGCACCTACTTCACGCCGGGACGCCTGCCGGCGCGCAGCGCCCTCGGCGCCAACGGCCTCGCGCTCGGCGCGCGCGTCGAGATCGAATGCATCGCCACCGCCTGA
- the lepB gene encoding signal peptidase I — MAAKKSKTSDKPANSVAAARGRKGGSSPAKAWEVFKSLAGTIAIFLLLRTFLVEAYRIPSGSMIPTMLVGDWLFVNKLRFGPNIPFTKVNLPGYAEPRRGDIVVFVSPYQAFNPDDPTPTVVKRLIGMPGDTIHSRSGVVHINGEPQRQGYASGRPGELMGDNPDPILRWQHEVEIKTTRFGAPPAEPTIDDWGPFIIPEAHFWFMGDNRYNSIDSRFYGFVPRKNIRGRPLFVYYSYNADDSDRPLPAITDIRWSRLGTVIR, encoded by the coding sequence GTGGCCGCGAAGAAGTCCAAGACCTCCGACAAGCCCGCCAACTCCGTCGCCGCCGCGCGCGGCCGCAAGGGCGGTTCCTCCCCGGCCAAGGCGTGGGAGGTCTTCAAGTCGCTCGCCGGCACCATCGCGATCTTCCTCCTCCTCCGCACCTTCCTCGTCGAGGCGTATCGCATCCCCTCGGGTTCGATGATCCCGACGATGCTCGTCGGCGATTGGCTCTTCGTGAACAAGCTCCGCTTCGGGCCCAACATCCCGTTCACGAAGGTGAACCTCCCCGGCTACGCCGAGCCGCGCCGCGGCGACATCGTCGTCTTCGTCTCGCCCTACCAGGCGTTCAACCCCGACGATCCCACGCCGACCGTCGTGAAGCGCCTCATCGGCATGCCGGGCGACACCATCCACTCGCGCAGCGGCGTGGTGCACATCAACGGCGAGCCGCAGCGCCAGGGCTACGCCTCGGGCCGCCCCGGCGAGCTCATGGGCGACAATCCCGATCCCATCCTGCGCTGGCAGCACGAGGTCGAGATCAAGACGACGCGCTTCGGCGCGCCGCCCGCCGAGCCGACCATCGACGACTGGGGGCCGTTCATCATCCCCGAGGCGCACTTCTGGTTCATGGGTGATAATCGCTACAACTCGATCGACAGCCGCTTCTACGGTTTCGTGCCGCGCAAGAACATCCGCGGCCGGCCACTCTTCGTGTACTACTCCTACAACGCGGACGACTCCGATCGCCCCCTCCCGGCGATCACCGACATCCGCTGGTCCCGCCTCGGCACGGTGATCCGATGA